The DNA sequence ATGGTATCCTCGATAAGATTTTGTCTGACCTAAAACAGCAAGGCCGGATACGTAAAGAAGGTAGAGGATTACAGGGTTAATTATTCAGAAAAATATAAAGCCATGAAGCATATAAAAAACATATCTGCGGTGATGAGTTTACTGCTGTTATTTGCTTGTAACAATGCAAATAAAACGTCTGATAGTACTTCTGAAGGTGCCGTTAGTGCAACTGAAGAGGGAACAAAAGCTAGCACAGGTGATGGGGAGATTTCATTTGTTGATGATGTCTTCGATTTTGGCCAGATAGGAGATGGTGAAGTTGTAGAGCACACCTTCAAATTCAAAAATACCGGCACAGAGCCTGTGATCGTATCACGCGTGTCTACTTCTTGTGGTTGTACCACACCGGAGTATACAGCAACTCCGGTCGCCCCAAACCAGGAAGGCGAAGTCAAAGTACGTTTCGATAGTCATGGACAATCTGGAAAGCAGCAAAAAATCGTTACAGTGGTATCCAATGCCAAAAACAATATTCAAACGGTTCAGCTCAAGGGAGAGGTAAGCTAATCGCATCCATTTATCTATAAATCTAATACTTAATATAATGCTATCAACAATTTTATTACAAGCTCAAGGCGGTGGACTAAGCATGTTCCTTCCTATGATTTTGATTTTCGTGGTTTTCTATTTTTTCATGATCAGACCACAGATGAAGAAACAAAAAGACCATAAAAAATATATTCAGGAATTAGGAGTGAATGCTAAAATTGTCACAACAGCGGGTATTCACGGCCGCATTGTAGAAGTAGGTGAGACCTCTTTCTTGGTCGATGTAGGTTCTGGTGTCAAAATTCGTTTTGATAAATCAGCCGTTTCATTGGATGCTTCTAAGGCATTGAATGTAGAGAAAGTAGAAAAGAAAGAACAAGCATAAGCAGCTCCGTTTCTTAAAAGGTATATGGAAAGCCGTTCTTCGAATAGAAGAATGGCTTTCGTGCTATTCAAAAGTCATGGTTATTTAATTGGTTAATGCTACATTTGTAGGTATGCTAGGACGCAGATTTTCTAAAATTCAAAAGCGCAAAATCACCGTGTTTATGCGCTGCCTGGCAGTATCATTTGTTGCATGGTCCTTATTTGCCATTTCCAGTACCTACGATTTCCTGCAAATGTCTCGGGTGAGTTACGTTAATCTTCCAGAAGAGAAAGCATTCCACCCCTTACAATCTGATATGGTAAAAGTTCGATTGCAAATGAGTGGATGGGATGTGTTACTGAAAACATTCAAGCCAGACACTACTCGGCTTGAAGTAGACTTGGGTGGGCTAAAAACACGAAACTTCATCGCATTTAGTAATCAGATTGGCTTCATCAACAAGCAATTTCCCGTGAATAAGCAGGCCATTTCGGTCACGCCAGACACCTTATATTTCGACTTTTCCAAGCAAACGCAGAAGCGTGTTCCGGTGAAACCGGTATACGGCATCACGTATCGCAAGCAGTACGGAATTGTAGGTGAAATACGAACCAATCCTGCATTCGTAACCATTACTGGGCCGGCAGAAGATGTAGATGAAATCGCTTTCATTGAAACAGACAGTATCAAAGGAGAATTGGTTGATAATGATGTGCGTACGGTTAGCTATCTCAATAGAAACAACAAGGCCAATATTGCCATCTATCCTACCTTTGCAGAGATTTTGATTCCGATTGGCGAGATGACAGAGAAAGTTATTGAGCTACCCATACGGGTTCAAAATGCGGAATCTTACACGTCCGTGCGCACCATTCCGGGCAAGGTGAAAGTCACCCTTTCTATCTCGCTTTTGGATTATAGTAAATGGACTCCGCGGGATTTTGAAGCGGTAGTAGATATGGACGACTGGGCACACGGTCGTGCTACCAGCTTGCCCGTTCAATTAACAAAGGTGCCACCGTACTGCCAGGTATTGCGCATAGAGCCGCAGAATATTGACTTTTTTGTACGATTATAGAATTATGGGACTTAAAGTAGGAATTACCGGAGGTATTGGTGCCGGGAAGAGTATTGTTTGTCAAATTTTTAAGGTACTCGGCATTCCTGTCTATGATGCAGATCGAGAAGCCAAGAATATTATGGTAGACGATGCGACTGTCGTCGAATCGCTCAAGCAAGCTTTTGGAAAGCAGGTTTATCAATCTTCTGGTGAGCTAGATCGGGCATACCTTTCCGAAGTGGTGTTTAACGATAAGGATAAGCTTGCGCTGCTCAATAGCATTGTACACCCAGCTGTGATTCGAGCTGGCGCACTTTGGGCCGACGCTCAGCGAGGCCCCTATTCTTTGAAAGAAGCCGCGCTATTATTTGAAAGCGGTTCGTACAAAAACCTGGATTTCACTATTATGGTGACGGCAGATGAAGCTATTCGTATTCAGCGTGTAATGGAGCGGGACAAGGTAACAGAGCAACAGGCACGCGCGCGCATGGAAAAACAATGGCCAGATCGTGATAAAATGCCGCTGGCAGACGCCATCATCCTGAACGATGGTGTTGAATCGCTGATTTCACAAGTAATGGCACTACATGAGCGTTTGATAAACTATGAAAAGTAAAACGATTCTATCTGATTTTTTGGTTAAAAAGGGAGATGCCTATTATTGCCGTTACGGTGATTTTTATATCGACCCACTATATCCTGTAAAGACCGCGATCGTATCTCATGCCCATGGCGATCATGCCAGCCCAGGTCATCTGGATACGTACGCCACTCCCTTCACGGTAGCGTTTATGCAACAGCGATTTCCAAAATATACCAAAGAAGCATACACTGCGGTACCATTCAATACAAGCTGGACTATAAACGGCATAAAGATCACGCTATTGGCCGCTGGCCATATCCTTGGTTCAGCTCAGATCCTGATGGAGTATCAAGGCGTACGATACCTATATACCGGAGATTACAAATTGCAGGATGATCCTACTTGCGAGCCGATACAGTTTGTACAGGCCGATGTACTCATTACAGAAACCACTTTTGCAGACCCTACGGTACAGCACCCAGATCCTGCGCAGGAAATACAACAGCTGAACGAGATAAATAGCAATATCCTGTTGGGGTGCTACACACTTGGTAAGGCGCAGCGCATCACCCATTTGCTCAATACCTACTGTCCCGACAAAGTGGTGCTGTTGCATCATCGTATGTTAATGGCACACCGTCTGTACGATCAGTATAGTCCGGCATCCCTAAATTACAAGGTTTATGGGCGTAAAGACATGAAGGAAGGGATTGCTAATAAGGTCTATTTGGTGCCGCCGTTAACGTTTAATAGTTACTTTCGGGCAACAAATGTGGCGCGTGTTTTTGCCTCAGGTTGGGCCAAGTTACAACAGCATAATGACCTCTCGTTATATATCTCTGACCATGTGGATTGGGCTGATCTTTTACATTATATAAATGGAGTAAATCCTTTGGAAATATGGACGATACACGGCGATGGATCGAAGTTGAAAAGTCATTTAGCGAATCAGATCAGCGTGCGCGATATCCAATCCACAGCGTTAATTCCGGTAGGGCTATAATTCACTCTTTTAGTCGAGCAAACCTTTTTCAAACAGCACCCATACAGGCGATTGCT is a window from the Sphingobacterium sp. lm-10 genome containing:
- the coaE gene encoding dephospho-CoA kinase (Dephospho-CoA kinase (CoaE) performs the final step in coenzyme A biosynthesis.), giving the protein MGLKVGITGGIGAGKSIVCQIFKVLGIPVYDADREAKNIMVDDATVVESLKQAFGKQVYQSSGELDRAYLSEVVFNDKDKLALLNSIVHPAVIRAGALWADAQRGPYSLKEAALLFESGSYKNLDFTIMVTADEAIRIQRVMERDKVTEQQARARMEKQWPDRDKMPLADAIILNDGVESLISQVMALHERLINYEK
- a CDS encoding DUF1573 domain-containing protein, which translates into the protein MKHIKNISAVMSLLLLFACNNANKTSDSTSEGAVSATEEGTKASTGDGEISFVDDVFDFGQIGDGEVVEHTFKFKNTGTEPVIVSRVSTSCGCTTPEYTATPVAPNQEGEVKVRFDSHGQSGKQQKIVTVVSNAKNNIQTVQLKGEVS
- a CDS encoding MBL fold metallo-hydrolase; translation: MKSKTILSDFLVKKGDAYYCRYGDFYIDPLYPVKTAIVSHAHGDHASPGHLDTYATPFTVAFMQQRFPKYTKEAYTAVPFNTSWTINGIKITLLAAGHILGSAQILMEYQGVRYLYTGDYKLQDDPTCEPIQFVQADVLITETTFADPTVQHPDPAQEIQQLNEINSNILLGCYTLGKAQRITHLLNTYCPDKVVLLHHRMLMAHRLYDQYSPASLNYKVYGRKDMKEGIANKVYLVPPLTFNSYFRATNVARVFASGWAKLQQHNDLSLYISDHVDWADLLHYINGVNPLEIWTIHGDGSKLKSHLANQISVRDIQSTALIPVGL
- the yajC gene encoding preprotein translocase subunit YajC; its protein translation is MLSTILLQAQGGGLSMFLPMILIFVVFYFFMIRPQMKKQKDHKKYIQELGVNAKIVTTAGIHGRIVEVGETSFLVDVGSGVKIRFDKSAVSLDASKALNVEKVEKKEQA